Proteins from a genomic interval of Gadus macrocephalus chromosome 2, ASM3116895v1:
- the LOC132450429 gene encoding leucine-rich repeat-containing protein 3-like yields the protein MHHHAVHWIIFTSSFVDLMLMIVLLRPTIVMTSSTVALLRHGDDMPVVMVTSDGCYQSRTEEGAMTVRCSWMGLTQVPAGIPNLTFHLLLDNNQLSSLPSNSLFGLRVLHKLDLSHNQLTLLEPGCFRDSTPTLRFLDLSSNRLSTLDPAALGGLRAHANLTSNPWHCDCKLQVSMPKLDLDPSSLADVICHSSDVPEMGGVGVPFVLLAEELDLCLSMRRTTDVAMLVTMFLWFSMVISYLVHYVRHNQEDARRHLEYLKSLPMPQVQL from the exons ATGCATCACCATGCAGTTCATTGGATAATTTTCACATCTTCTTTTGTGGACTTAATGTTGATGATTGTTCTCCTGCGGCCCACAATTGTTATGACATCGTCCACTGTGGCCCTCTTGCGCCATGGCGATGACATGCCTGTAGTCATGGTTACAAGTGATGGCTGCTACCAGTCCAGGACAGAGGAAGGGGCAATGACTGTACGCTGCAGTTGGATGGGGTTGACacag GTCCCTGCGGGCATTCCTAACCTGACCTTTCACCTGTTACTGGATAACAACCAGCTCAGCTCGCTCCCTTCAAACTCCTTGTTTGGTCTCAGAGTGCTACACAAGCTCGACCTCTCACAcaaccag CTAACCCTTTTGGAACCAGGCTGCTTCCGTGATTCAACACCCACGTTGCGCTTCCTGGATCTGTCGTCCAATAGACTTTCAACTCTCGATCCGGCTGCCCTGGGGGGGCTGCGAGCCCACGCTAACCTCACAAGCAACCCCTGGCACTGTGACTGCAAGCTACAG gTGTCTATGCCCAAGTTGGATctggacccctcctccctggCAGATGTCATATGTCACAGTTCGGATGTTCCTGAAATGG gtggggtgggggtgccgTTTGTCCTGCTGGCGGAGGAGTTGGACCTGTGTCTCTCCATGAGGAGAACCACGGACGTGGCCATGCTGGTCACCATGTTCCTGTGGTTCTCCATGGTCATCTCTTACTTGGTGCACTACGTACGTCACAACCAGGAGGACGCTCGCCGGCATCTGGAGTACCTCAAATCCTTGCCCATGCCCCAAGTGCAACTTTAA
- the LOC132474550 gene encoding LOW QUALITY PROTEIN: craniofacial development protein 2-like (The sequence of the model RefSeq protein was modified relative to this genomic sequence to represent the inferred CDS: substituted 1 base at 1 genomic stop codon): MFETSKAAQVIGEISRYKLDILGISECLMRARFNSKHCKLTIIQCYAPTNEAEEKDKDDWYEXLQQAVSRDPQHDMLLIMGDINAKVGDDNSNCVRAMGRHGCGVMYNNGKRLFDFCLNNDCVIGGTIFPHKSIHKLTWKSPDGSTINQIDHILITGKWRRSLQDVRACRGADVNSDHYLLTAVVKLKLREVAKKSKHRQHLDVAKLKWPNTNRDFGIELRNLLSAFSRLYRRPRPRY, translated from the coding sequence ATGTTCGAGACATCCAAAGCAGCACAGGTCATTGGGGAAATTAGTAGATACAAGCTGGACATACTAGGAATTAGCGAATGCCTGATGAGAGCTCGCTTCAACTCCAAGCACTGCAAACTCACCATCATCCAGTGCTATGCACCAACTAACGAAGCGGAGGAGAAGGACAAAGATGATTGGTATGAGTAGTTACAGCAGGCAGTCTCCAGAGATCCTCAGCACGATATGTTACTGATCATGGGAGATATTAATGCCAAAGTTGGCGATGACAACTCCAACTGTGTGAGAGCTATGGGAAGACACGGATGCGGTGTGATGTACAACAACGGCAAACGCCTTTTTGACTTCTGCCTGAACAACGACTGTGTAATCGGCGGTACCATCTTCCCACACAAATCCATTCACAAGCTCACATGGAAGTCGCCTGATGGTTCCACAATCAACCAGATAGACCACATCCTGATCACTGGAAAGTGGCGCAGGTCCCTCCAAGATGTTCGAGCTTGCCGCGGAGCCGATGTGAACAGCGACCACTACCTACTAACTGCCGTAGTTAAGCTGAAGTTAAGGGAGGTGGCAAAGAAGAGCAAACACAGACAACACCTTGATGTAGCAAAGCTGAAATGGCCTAACACCAACAGAGATTTCGGAATAGAGCTGAGAAACCTCCTCAGTGCCTTTTCCCGACTATACAGaagacccagacccagataTTAA